Proteins encoded by one window of Dioscorea cayenensis subsp. rotundata cultivar TDr96_F1 chromosome 20, TDr96_F1_v2_PseudoChromosome.rev07_lg8_w22 25.fasta, whole genome shotgun sequence:
- the LOC120251292 gene encoding LEAF RUST 10 DISEASE-RESISTANCE LOCUS RECEPTOR-LIKE PROTEIN KINASE-like 1.1: protein MGVTNKGRRNKINKHILIGVGVGIGVFLLSSALCFAWHRHQKRREGSPSSNPLIGSSYAETTSRRGDPELGSTTFQTHFFSYQELQEATNYFNVSNELGDGGYSTVYKGKLKDGRTVAVKRLYNNNYKRIEQFLNEVKILSCLRHQNLVTLYGCTPPESQELLLVYEFIPNGTIADHLHGSRSNQKNLTWPLRMSIAIETAEALAYLHAIDPLIIHRDVKTNNILVDNNFHAKVADFGLSKLCPTDATHISTAPQGTPGYLDPEYHQCFQLTNKSDVYSFGVVLVELISSKLAVDLKRQTSEINLASMAIHKIENCELEQLVDPFLGYQSNMVVKMAISQMAQLAFICLQGEKEMRPTMKEVLEMLKDIESKMQIHQNTETLSPNSVVDNWPSRGSTP from the exons ATGGGTGTCACAAATAAAG gGAGAAGAAACAAGATCAATAAACATATCTTAATAG GTGTTGGTGTTGGAATTGGAGTATTTCTTTTGTCATCTGCCTTATGTTTTGCTTGGCATAGGCACCAAAAAAGAAGGGAAGGATCACCATCTTCAAATCCTCTCATAGGATCCTCCTATGCAGAGACAACATCTAGGAGAGGAGATCCTGAGTTGGGAAGCACTACCTTCCAAACCCACTTTTTCTCCTACCAAGAGCTCCAAGAGGCAACCAACTATTTCAATGTGTCCAACGAACTTGGGGATGGTGGATATAGCACAGTTTATAAAG GTAAACTAAAAGATGGGCGTACGGTTGCAGTGAAGCGGTTATACAACAACAACTACAAAAGAATAGAGCAATTCCTTAATGAGGTCAAGATCTTGTCATGCCTTCGACACCAAAATCTTGTCACACTCTATGGTTGCACACCACCAGAGAGCCAAGAGCTCCTACTTGTTTATGAATTCATACCAAATGGCACTATTGCGGATCATCTACATGGCTCCAGatccaatcaaaaaaatctCACATGGCCTCTCCGAATGAGCATTGCTATTGAAACAGCTGAGGCACTTGCTTATCTTCATGCAATTGATCCCCTAATAATTCATAGAGATGTCAAGACTAATAACATTCTTGTCGACAACAATTTTCATGCCAAAGTTGCTGATTTTGGACTATCAAAACTTTGCCCAACTGATGCTACACATATCTCTACTGCACCACAAGGTACACCAGGTTACTTGGACCCTGAATACCACCAATGCTTTCAGCTCACAAATAAGAGTGATGTCTATAGTTTTGGAGTTGTCCTTGTAGAGCTTATATCATCAAAGCTAGCCGTGGATCTCAAAAGGCAGACAAGTGAGATAAATTTGGCTAGCATGGCAATTCATAAGATTGAAAATTGTGAGCTAGAGCAATTAGTTGATCCTTTCCTTGGTTATCAATCTAATATGGTTGTGAAGATGGCAATTAGCCAAATGGCTCAGTTAGCTTTTATATGTTTGCAAGGGGAGAAGGAGATGAGGCCTACCATGAAAGAGGTGCTTGAGATGTTGAAAGACATTGAGAGTAAAATGCAAATACATCAAAATACTGAGACATTATCACCTAATTCAGTTGTTGATAACTGGCCAAGTAGAGGTAGCACGCCATGA